Proteins found in one Lysinibacillus fusiformis genomic segment:
- a CDS encoding PepSY-associated TM helix domain-containing protein: MKNLYNRFWRWHFFAGLFITPLLLTLTISGIGYLFYTDVENKLYSDAFFGDSKETTSITIDEGIEQAKAKFSDYTVSKVIVLNEPYNTRLTLTNSEGEQKYVFLDDNYQVVDSQDANYTFSNIMRNLHSSLFIGGTFVNYLVELAACWAIFLLLSGLYMTFRKKIWKKAQTETSRIRSRRWHSILGVIITIPMIAIIFTGLPWSAFMGNFIYTAAQQNPSIGIPELQQNPPTSDINEIPWATRKNETPTSTTQDHSGHGGAHGVVDYSNEYAMSVGDLMKHVESENISKPYSIILPSSEEGVFTVAKGSNTGITGLDVNPNEEITNYFDQYTGSLISSVGYDEYGILGKWFTWGIPLHEGHLFGWPNKIINLLICLAFLYLIYLGFKTWLLRRQKGMISAPPMPKEISIPFCIFMILLGIIMPLFGISLILVVIIEIFVLIIKKNKTAI; encoded by the coding sequence ATGAAGAACTTATACAATCGATTTTGGCGATGGCATTTTTTTGCTGGATTATTTATTACTCCCCTCTTGCTTACTTTAACAATCAGTGGAATAGGCTACTTATTCTACACAGATGTAGAGAACAAGCTCTATTCTGATGCTTTCTTTGGTGATAGTAAAGAAACAACAAGCATTACTATTGATGAAGGAATTGAGCAAGCAAAGGCAAAATTTAGTGACTATACTGTTAGTAAAGTAATTGTTTTAAACGAACCTTATAATACGCGCTTAACACTGACCAACAGTGAAGGCGAACAAAAGTATGTCTTTTTAGATGATAATTATCAGGTAGTCGATAGTCAGGATGCAAATTACACATTTTCAAATATTATGCGAAATCTCCATAGCTCTCTATTTATAGGTGGGACATTCGTAAACTACTTAGTAGAACTAGCTGCATGCTGGGCTATCTTCTTATTACTCTCAGGTTTATACATGACATTTAGAAAGAAAATATGGAAGAAAGCGCAAACAGAAACATCTCGTATTCGGTCACGTAGATGGCACAGTATCCTCGGTGTGATTATTACCATACCTATGATTGCAATTATTTTCACAGGATTGCCATGGTCAGCATTTATGGGGAATTTTATTTATACAGCAGCACAACAAAATCCGTCCATTGGGATTCCAGAATTGCAACAAAATCCACCAACATCTGATATTAATGAAATTCCATGGGCTACTCGCAAAAATGAAACGCCAACTTCTACTACCCAAGATCATTCAGGTCATGGAGGAGCTCATGGTGTTGTTGATTATTCAAATGAATATGCGATGTCAGTCGGCGATTTGATGAAGCATGTGGAAAGTGAAAATATTTCTAAACCATACTCTATTATTTTACCTAGTTCGGAAGAAGGCGTTTTTACTGTTGCTAAGGGGTCAAACACAGGTATAACAGGACTGGATGTAAATCCAAATGAAGAAATAACTAATTATTTTGACCAATACACTGGCTCACTTATCTCATCAGTCGGATACGATGAATATGGTATTTTAGGAAAATGGTTTACATGGGGTATCCCACTTCATGAAGGGCATCTATTTGGTTGGCCAAATAAAATAATCAATCTATTGATTTGTCTTGCGTTTTTATATTTAATTTATCTTGGCTTTAAAACATGGTTATTACGTAGACAAAAAGGGATGATTTCTGCACCACCTATGCCAAAAGAAATATCTATTCCATTTTGTATTTTCATGATTTTGCTAGGCATTATTATGCCACTCTTCGGTATTTCTCTTATTTTAGTTGTCATAATCGAAATTTTTGTTTTGATTATTAAGAAGAATAAAACAGCTATTTGA
- a CDS encoding TlpA family protein disulfide reductase has product MKNWLSACVILILIGIVFINYLPSDKAETSKEIIDSTVKSTDIKLSDRAVRNFELPNVSGNQKTLYNYLGKPVVLVFWATWCGPCNEEMPRLQNYYDTKKDVQIVTVNATDTEASIETVTKYATKKGWDLPILLDETGDIRKRFGGFTIPTTIFLSANGEIVHEVYGPIDEQYIDNIISEL; this is encoded by the coding sequence TGTCTTTATTAACTATTTACCTTCAGATAAAGCAGAAACTTCTAAAGAGATAATAGATAGCACAGTTAAATCAACAGATATAAAACTTTCAGATAGGGCAGTGCGGAACTTTGAATTGCCAAATGTCTCAGGCAACCAAAAAACATTATACAATTATTTAGGCAAACCAGTTGTCCTTGTATTTTGGGCAACCTGGTGTGGACCTTGTAATGAGGAAATGCCACGATTGCAAAACTATTATGACACAAAAAAAGATGTACAGATTGTCACAGTCAATGCAACTGATACCGAAGCAAGTATAGAAACGGTAACTAAATATGCTACTAAAAAGGGATGGGATTTACCTATTTTATTGGATGAAACTGGGGATATCCGAAAGCGATTCGGTGGTTTTACAATACCAACTACAATATTTCTAAGCGCAAATGGAGAGATTGTTCATGAAGTTTATGGACCTATAGATGAGCAATATATAGACAATATTATTAGTGAACTATAA